The Candidatus Omnitrophota bacterium DNA window TTATCTCTACCTCACGCGAAGGCACCTCTATAGTCACTGTAGAATTTAACTGGGGCACCGATATGAATTTTGCGGCCCTGGGCATGAGGGAGAAGATAGACCTTATAAAAGAACGGCTCCCAAGAAACGCCGAAGAACCCCTTGTAACAAAATATAATCCTTTTGCCCTGCCGATCCTCACTTTAAGTGTTAGCGGAGAACGTCCGCTTAACGAACTATATGAGATCTCGAAACGTTATATAAAGGATAAGCTTGAGAAAATAGAGGGCGTCGCATCATGTTCCATATCCGGAGGCATTGACAGGGAAATACAGGTCAATGTAAAGGAAGGCGCTCTCCAGGCCTCGAATATAAGACTTTTAGATGTTGTGGAAGTCATAAGAGGGTCCAATTTAAATTATCCGGCCGGGACTACTAAAGAGGAATTTTTTGAATGGCTCATAAGGACGATGGGGGAATTTGCCACTGTTTCGCAGATTGAAAGCGCTGTTATTTCCACGGATGAAGGTGAAGAAAGAGGAACGAGGCAAAAATCCGGTGACGATTCTTTTGTCAAAAGAAAGCATCTCATAAAACTTGGGGATATTGCCGAGGTAAAAGATGCCTTCAAAGAAAGAACCAGTTATTCGCGTTATAACGGAAAAGAAAACGTCTCTATAGCGATACAGAAACAGGCCGAAGCAAATACTATAAACACAGTCCGAAAAGTCCTTAGCGAGTTAAAGAAAGTAAGAAACATCCTGCCCGAACGCGTTGAAGTAGATATTGTCTATGACCAATCAAAATTTATAAAGAATTCTATAGCGAGCGTGAGGGATGCCGCTTTCCAGGGCGGCATTTTAGCTATACTGGTGCTCCTATTTTTCTTAAGGAACATAAGAAATTCCCTGATAGTCGCCGTGACCATACCGGTTTCCATAATAGGAACTTTCTGCCTTATGTATTTTTCCAATATCTCTATCAATATGATATCTCTGGG harbors:
- a CDS encoding efflux RND transporter permease subunit, with product MSLASFSVKRPVTITMVYLGIILLGVISWFRLPQEFFPPITYPQLSVITNYPNAAPEEIETLVTKPIEEAVGTVKNARRVISTSREGTSIVTVEFNWGTDMNFAALGMREKIDLIKERLPRNAEEPLVTKYNPFALPILTLSVSGERPLNELYEISKRYIKDKLEKIEGVASCSISGGIDREIQVNVKEGALQASNIRLLDVVEVIRGSNLNYPAGTTKEEFFEWLIRTMGEFATVSQIESAVISTDEGEERGTRQKSGDDSFVKRKHLIKLGDIAEVKDAFKERTSYSRYNGKENVSIAIQKQAEANTINTVRKVLSELKKVRNILPERVEVDIVYDQSKFIKNSIASVRDAAFQGGILAILVLLFFLRNIRNSLIVAVTIPVSIIGTFCLMYFSNISINMISLGGLAMGVGMLVDGAIVVIENIFRRCELGDATKTAAEKGAEEMIPAVTSSVFTTVAVFLPMVFVIGVAGQIFKELALTVTYSLLASLFVAFTLIPMLVTLGKKHGQAKFKIADKIDHFLKKTADFYGAILKRFLENRKKGLLIIFSAFLVSILLFTFIGKEFMPKV